In a single window of the Calditrichota bacterium genome:
- a CDS encoding succinate dehydrogenase has protein sequence MKTVVQEKKTRPNRLGIGGWFYGGKYGAERYIFVLHRLAGLGILLYFIIHIFVTGQKIHGKEAWNAAMSSVSGTWFHIGEYLVFAAIAFHGLNGIRLILAEFGLVLGKPKRPIYPYTTANMRIRVLTWSMMILAAILMLVGGYDFFLMH, from the coding sequence ATGAAAACTGTGGTCCAGGAAAAAAAGACTCGCCCCAATCGGCTTGGAATCGGCGGTTGGTTCTACGGCGGTAAATACGGTGCCGAGCGCTATATTTTTGTGCTTCACCGGCTGGCCGGCCTGGGAATTCTACTCTATTTTATTATTCATATTTTTGTGACGGGACAAAAAATTCATGGTAAGGAGGCCTGGAATGCGGCGATGAGCAGTGTGAGCGGAACCTGGTTTCACATTGGCGAATACCTTGTTTTTGCCGCCATTGCATTCCACGGTCTGAACGGCATTCGGCTAATTCTGGCCGAGTTTGGCTTGGTTCTGGGAAAACCCAAACGTCCCATCTACCCGTATACAACCGCAAATATGCGTATTCGGGTCTTAACGTGGAGTATGATGATTTTAGCTGCCATCCTGATGCTGGTTGGCGGATATGACTTTTTTCTGATGCATTAA